The Lycium barbarum isolate Lr01 chromosome 12, ASM1917538v2, whole genome shotgun sequence genome includes a region encoding these proteins:
- the LOC132623520 gene encoding SKP1-like protein 11, which produces MASSSSSSKATTSAEISEEKKMLTLISSDGDKFELEQSIAIQSLTIKNMVEDDYTTIPLPNVDTETLTKVIDYMKMHAVEKTEMNQEELKKFDELFAKGSFDEVYEVILAANYLDIKSMMDLLCQSIADRIKNKSVNAVRKIFNVDNDYTPEEEEEVKKEHAWAHEGVEFDDSLE; this is translated from the coding sequence ATggcctcatcatcatcatcatcaaaagCAACGACATCTGCAGAAATAAGTGAGGAAAAGAAAATGCTAACCTTAATCTCCTCAGATGGTGACAAATTTGAACTGGAACAATCCATCGCTATTCAATCCTTAACAATCAAAAACATGGTAGAAGATGACTACACAACAATCCCTCTTCCAAATGTTGATACAGAAACCCTAACAAAAGTGATTGATTACATGAAAATGCATGCTGTTGAGAAGACAGAGATGAATCAAGAAGAGTTAAAGAAATTCGACGAGTTATTCGCTAAAGGGAGTTTTGATGAGGTTTATGAAGTTATATTGGCTGCTAATTACCTTGACATTAAGAGTATGATGGATTTATTGTGTCAATCGATTGCTGATAGGATTAAGAACAAGTCGGTTAATGCTGTTAGGAAGATATTTAATGTGGATAATGATTATACAcctgaggaagaagaagaggttAAGAAGGAACATGCTTGGGCTCATGAAGGTGTTGAATTTGATGATTCTCTTGAGTAG